A stretch of the Parabacteroides timonensis genome encodes the following:
- a CDS encoding RNA polymerase sigma-70 factor, with product MDRGIEEKYLKELAKGSRKAFETIYMIYAPRVEYFLRGLLKNDLEAEDMMQDIFYKVWSNHETIAQVDSFKSYLFRMAKNAVYNHYSHLLIKENYIEIQKNIHPYEDLVEEKIHAEDLELLIIMSIEKMPPQRKKIFKMSRLENLSNDEIATLLNISKRTVESHISQALADLRKLLVLYVITFL from the coding sequence ATGGATAGAGGAATTGAAGAAAAATACTTGAAAGAACTTGCAAAAGGTAGCCGTAAAGCCTTTGAAACTATTTATATGATCTATGCTCCTCGCGTGGAATATTTTTTGCGTGGCTTGTTGAAAAATGATCTTGAGGCCGAAGATATGATGCAAGATATATTTTATAAAGTATGGAGCAATCATGAAACGATAGCCCAGGTGGATTCATTTAAGTCTTACTTATTCCGCATGGCGAAGAATGCCGTATATAACCACTATTCCCATCTTTTGATAAAAGAAAATTATATCGAAATCCAAAAGAACATACATCCTTATGAGGATTTGGTAGAAGAGAAAATACATGCGGAAGATCTGGAGTTACTGATCATAATGTCGATCGAGAAAATGCCCCCTCAGAGAAAGAAAATATTTAAAATGAGTAGGTTGGAGAACTTATCTAATGATGAAATTGCAACACTATTGAATATAAGTAAACGTACTGTCGAGTCTCATATTTCACAGGCTCTGGCTGATTTAAGAAAACTACTTGTCCTGTACGTAATAACTTTTCTGTAG